In the genome of Variibacter gotjawalensis, one region contains:
- a CDS encoding 3-hydroxyacyl-CoA dehydrogenase, with the protein MPTAAMIGSGLIGRAWASVFARAGWNVKLYDAAPGAAEAALKLVGEGLEEQARHGLVKDAKVAAARVSVARSVAEAVQGADFVQENTPEVLEAKIMIFAEMDELAAPHVVLASSTSAIVASKYTENLKGRARCLVAHPVNPPHLIPLVELVGAPWTSPETIARAKAVYEQIGQVPIVVNKEIEGFILNRLQGALLAEAFRLVGEGYVSPQDCDKTLKDGLGLRWSFMGPFETIDLNAPGGMADYCARYTGFYRRLQAEPAKASVFEGENVESILKQWGLAPDRERLEARMAWRDKRLAALAAHKSSQADS; encoded by the coding sequence ATGCCCACTGCCGCGATGATCGGCTCAGGATTGATCGGCCGCGCCTGGGCGAGTGTGTTCGCTCGCGCGGGCTGGAACGTAAAACTTTACGATGCGGCGCCGGGCGCTGCCGAAGCTGCGCTGAAACTCGTCGGCGAGGGGCTCGAAGAGCAAGCGCGGCACGGTCTCGTAAAGGACGCAAAGGTGGCGGCCGCGCGGGTCTCTGTCGCACGCTCTGTAGCTGAGGCCGTGCAAGGCGCGGACTTCGTGCAAGAGAACACGCCGGAGGTTCTCGAAGCGAAGATCATGATTTTCGCCGAGATGGACGAACTTGCCGCGCCGCATGTCGTGCTGGCGTCGTCGACGTCGGCGATCGTTGCCAGCAAATACACCGAGAATCTGAAGGGCCGCGCGCGCTGCTTGGTCGCGCATCCGGTCAACCCGCCGCATCTGATCCCGCTGGTCGAACTCGTCGGCGCGCCGTGGACCTCTCCGGAAACGATTGCGCGCGCGAAAGCGGTTTACGAACAGATCGGGCAGGTGCCGATCGTCGTCAACAAGGAGATCGAAGGCTTCATCCTCAATCGCCTGCAGGGCGCGTTGCTCGCGGAGGCGTTCCGCCTCGTCGGCGAAGGCTACGTTTCGCCGCAGGATTGCGACAAGACGCTGAAGGATGGGCTCGGGCTCCGTTGGTCGTTCATGGGGCCGTTCGAGACCATCGACCTCAATGCGCCGGGCGGGATGGCGGATTACTGCGCGCGCTACACCGGCTTTTATCGCCGCCTGCAGGCCGAGCCCGCGAAGGCGTCGGTGTTCGAGGGCGAAAATGTCGAGAGCATTTTGAAGCAATGGGGGCTTGCGCCCGATCGCGAACGTCTCGAAGCCCGCATGGCCTGGCGCGACAAGCGCCTCGCCGCGCTCGCGGCACATAAGTCATCACAAGCGGATAGCTGA
- the ybaL gene encoding YbaL family putative K(+) efflux transporter — MEHHTPLISTIVVGLVLAFLLGAAAQRIKVSPLVGYLLAGVAMGPFTPGFVGDQNLANQLAEIGVILLMFGVGLHFSLKDLLSVRAIAIPGAIVQMGAATLLGLALAWALKWPLGAGIVFGLALSVASTVVLLRALQERRLVETDRGRIAVGWLIVEDLAMVLALVLIPALAGLLKGEGITASTNDIIIQVGLTLTKVAVFVGLMLVVGRRVIPWTLHYVAHTGSRELFRLSVLAIALGFAYVAATLFGASFALGAFFAGMVLAESELSHRAAQESLPLRDAFAVLFFVSVGMLFDPMVVVKDALPVLATVAIIVVGKSLAAYAIVRLFGHSQMTALTISASLAQIGEFSFILIGLGVSLAILPERGRDLVLAGAIISIMLNPILFVLLDWFTQREAAKSDAGAAEAQQEQSRAEVPVTKLTDHVVLVGHGRVGRAISQELIDRKIPLLVIEAGEKATQKLKEDGVEVINENAADPVVAKAANFGHARCLLVAIPDGFEGGQVVQQARNINENLPIIARSHSDDQTQHLRKLGASRVIMGENEIARAMFEDARSLGADTAPTHVDSWLDDGATLSEVEGGAKTVAAKADPPATTP, encoded by the coding sequence ATGGAGCACCACACGCCGCTTATTTCCACGATTGTCGTCGGCTTGGTGTTGGCGTTTCTCCTCGGTGCTGCAGCGCAGCGGATCAAAGTCTCGCCCCTCGTCGGCTATCTCTTGGCGGGTGTCGCCATGGGGCCTTTCACGCCGGGCTTCGTCGGCGACCAGAACCTCGCCAATCAGCTCGCCGAGATCGGCGTCATTCTGCTGATGTTCGGCGTCGGCCTGCACTTCTCGCTGAAGGATTTGCTCTCGGTCCGGGCTATCGCGATCCCGGGCGCTATCGTCCAGATGGGCGCGGCGACGCTGCTCGGCCTCGCCCTCGCCTGGGCGCTGAAATGGCCGCTCGGCGCCGGCATCGTCTTCGGCCTCGCTCTTTCGGTCGCCTCCACGGTCGTGCTGCTCCGCGCGTTGCAGGAGCGCCGCCTGGTCGAAACGGACCGTGGCCGCATCGCCGTCGGCTGGCTCATCGTCGAAGACCTCGCGATGGTGCTCGCCTTGGTGCTGATCCCAGCGCTCGCCGGGCTCCTCAAGGGCGAAGGCATCACGGCCAGCACCAACGACATCATCATTCAGGTCGGCCTGACGCTGACCAAGGTCGCCGTCTTCGTCGGCTTGATGCTGGTCGTCGGCCGCCGCGTTATCCCGTGGACATTGCACTACGTCGCCCATACGGGCTCGCGCGAACTCTTCCGATTGTCAGTGCTCGCGATAGCGCTCGGCTTCGCATACGTCGCCGCAACGCTCTTCGGCGCATCCTTCGCGCTCGGCGCGTTCTTCGCCGGCATGGTCCTCGCCGAATCCGAGCTCAGCCATCGCGCCGCGCAGGAATCGCTGCCGCTGCGCGACGCCTTCGCGGTTCTGTTCTTCGTCTCGGTCGGCATGCTGTTTGATCCGATGGTCGTCGTGAAGGACGCGCTGCCGGTGCTCGCGACGGTCGCGATCATCGTCGTCGGCAAGTCCCTCGCTGCCTACGCGATCGTGCGTCTCTTCGGCCATTCGCAGATGACGGCGTTGACTATTTCGGCCAGCCTCGCGCAGATCGGCGAATTCTCCTTCATCCTGATCGGCCTCGGTGTCAGCCTCGCGATCTTGCCCGAGCGCGGGCGCGATCTCGTGCTCGCGGGCGCGATCATCTCGATTATGCTGAACCCGATCCTATTCGTGCTGCTCGATTGGTTCACACAGCGCGAAGCGGCGAAAAGCGACGCCGGCGCGGCAGAGGCGCAGCAGGAACAATCCCGCGCCGAAGTCCCGGTCACGAAGCTCACTGACCACGTCGTGCTGGTCGGCCATGGCCGCGTCGGCCGCGCGATCAGCCAGGAACTGATCGACCGCAAAATCCCGCTGCTCGTCATCGAAGCCGGCGAGAAGGCGACGCAGAAGCTCAAGGAAGACGGCGTCGAGGTGATCAACGAAAACGCCGCCGACCCCGTCGTCGCCAAAGCCGCCAATTTCGGCCATGCGCGCTGTCTGCTGGTCGCGATCCCGGATGGCTTCGAAGGCGGACAGGTCGTGCAGCAGGCGCGCAACATCAACGAAAATCTGCCGATCATCGCGCGCTCGCACTCGGACGATCAAACGCAGCACCTGCGCAAACTTGGTGCATCGCGCGTCATCATGGGCGAGAACGAGATTGCTCGCGCGATGTTCGAAGACGCGCGTTCCCTCGGTGCCGATACGGCACCGACGCATGTCGATAGCTGGCTCGACGATGGAGCGACGCTGTCCGAAGTCGAGGGCGGCGCCAAAACCGTGGCGGCCAAAGCCGACCCGCCCGCGACAACGCCTTAG
- a CDS encoding potassium/proton antiporter, with amino-acid sequence MASIDAVSLTVLLGAVLVLAGILSSLIAMRFGAPLLFIFLIIGIAAGEQGIGGIKFNDVSTAYAVGIVALALILFDGGLRTRMTTFRSVLGPAGLLATIGVLITATIVMPVASYMLGLGWIESLLIGAVIASTDAAAVFFLLHAGGLRLRPRVGATLEVESSTNDPFAIFLTIMLVEILVKGGGGTASWLKVAGELSIEFVLGGVIGVVGGRLIVWVLNRLDLPQGLHAPFVATGALVVFGVTDLLHGSGYLAAYAAGLVVGNRPTRAHNTVITFMDAVTWLAQIVMFVILGLLVWPGRLPETLLASAVIAVTLMFVARPAAVFLCLQPFRFSWREKVFVSWVGLRGAVGIFLASIPLLVSMPKATIYFDVAFVVVLVSLLVQGWSLTFAANRLGVSLPRIDTAPRRVELDLPGQLEQELVGYAVTPNSLFRRQGLIPSWAKLMLVVRDERVHSVEEAGPIREQDYVYFLAPPEKAQALDRFFVNAPAPASPDSRLLGDFYVPGDATLAALAEIYGVDVPSDERNMTLADFFASQIDHPVENDRVHLGSIELIADRVTDGRVITVGLDLVDPEAKEGELTRAQRVNKAVDDVLRQLGFKH; translated from the coding sequence ATGGCATCGATCGACGCCGTCAGCCTAACGGTGCTGTTGGGCGCGGTTTTGGTGCTGGCCGGCATTCTCTCGAGCCTTATCGCGATGCGCTTCGGCGCCCCATTGCTCTTCATCTTCTTGATCATCGGCATCGCGGCGGGTGAACAGGGCATCGGCGGCATCAAATTCAACGACGTCAGCACGGCTTATGCGGTCGGCATCGTGGCGCTGGCGCTGATCCTGTTCGACGGCGGGCTGCGCACCCGCATGACGACCTTCCGCAGCGTGCTCGGACCTGCCGGCCTTTTGGCGACGATCGGCGTGCTGATCACGGCGACGATCGTCATGCCGGTCGCGAGCTACATGCTCGGGCTTGGATGGATCGAATCGCTGCTCATCGGCGCCGTCATCGCATCGACGGACGCTGCCGCCGTGTTCTTCCTGCTGCATGCGGGCGGTCTGCGTCTGCGCCCCCGTGTCGGCGCGACGCTCGAAGTCGAGTCCAGCACCAACGACCCGTTCGCGATTTTCTTGACGATCATGTTGGTCGAGATTTTGGTGAAGGGCGGCGGAGGCACGGCGTCCTGGCTGAAGGTCGCCGGCGAACTCTCGATCGAGTTCGTGTTGGGCGGTGTCATCGGCGTCGTCGGCGGCCGCTTGATCGTTTGGGTGCTGAACCGTCTCGACCTGCCGCAGGGCCTGCACGCTCCTTTCGTCGCGACCGGCGCGCTGGTGGTGTTCGGCGTGACCGACCTGCTGCACGGCTCCGGCTATCTGGCGGCCTATGCGGCGGGACTCGTCGTCGGCAATCGGCCGACGCGCGCGCACAACACGGTCATCACTTTCATGGATGCGGTGACGTGGCTGGCGCAAATCGTGATGTTCGTGATCCTCGGCCTTCTTGTTTGGCCAGGCCGCTTGCCGGAGACGCTGCTCGCCTCCGCCGTCATCGCGGTGACGCTGATGTTCGTCGCGCGGCCGGCTGCCGTCTTCCTCTGCCTGCAGCCATTCCGCTTCTCCTGGCGCGAGAAGGTGTTCGTCTCGTGGGTCGGGTTGCGCGGCGCGGTCGGCATTTTCCTCGCATCGATCCCGCTGCTCGTCTCGATGCCGAAAGCGACGATCTATTTCGATGTCGCTTTCGTCGTCGTGCTGGTTTCGCTACTGGTGCAAGGCTGGTCGCTCACCTTCGCGGCTAACCGTCTCGGCGTATCGCTGCCGCGTATCGATACGGCGCCGCGCCGCGTCGAACTCGATTTGCCGGGGCAGTTGGAGCAAGAGCTTGTCGGTTATGCGGTGACGCCGAATAGTCTGTTCCGGCGGCAGGGGCTTATCCCGTCTTGGGCGAAGCTGATGCTTGTCGTGCGCGACGAGCGGGTGCATTCGGTAGAGGAGGCGGGGCCGATCCGCGAGCAGGACTACGTCTACTTCCTGGCGCCGCCCGAAAAAGCGCAGGCGCTCGATCGCTTCTTCGTCAACGCGCCGGCGCCGGCTTCGCCGGATTCACGCTTGCTCGGCGATTTTTACGTGCCGGGCGACGCGACGCTGGCGGCGCTCGCCGAGATCTACGGCGTCGACGTGCCCAGTGACGAGCGTAACATGACATTGGCGGATTTCTTCGCATCGCAGATCGATCACCCTGTTGAGAACGATCGCGTGCATCTGGGGTCGATCGAATTGATCGCGGACCGCGTCACCGACGGCCGCGTCATCACGGTCGGTTTGGACCTCGTCGACCCGGAAGCCAAAGAGGGTGAACTCACGCGCGCCCAACGCGTCAACAAAGCGGTCGACGACGTGCTACGGCAGCTGGGATTTAAGCACTAG
- a CDS encoding 3-keto-5-aminohexanoate cleavage protein — protein sequence MASRKVIITCAVTGAIHTPSMSPHLPITPQEIADAAIGAAEAGAAVVHLHARNPQDGRPDQSPEAFEPFLKVIKQSSNCVVNITTGGAPTMSVEERLRPAAHFKPEVASLNMGSMNFGLYPMIPRVKEWKHDWEKPYLEGSRDRIFKNTLQDIENILTTCANNNTRFEIECYDIGHLYTLRHFADRGVIKAPYFIQSVFGILGGIGPHPEDVMMMKRTADRLFGDEYRWSVLGGGRNQMPIAAMAAAMGGNVRVGLEDSLWIGPGKLAKSNAEQVTNVRKIIEGLGLEIASPDEAREILQLKGGDKVNF from the coding sequence ATGGCGAGCCGTAAAGTCATCATCACGTGCGCGGTCACCGGCGCGATCCATACGCCGTCGATGTCGCCGCATTTGCCGATCACACCGCAGGAAATTGCCGACGCCGCGATCGGCGCCGCTGAAGCCGGCGCTGCCGTCGTCCATTTGCATGCGCGCAATCCACAGGATGGCCGGCCGGATCAATCGCCGGAAGCGTTCGAGCCGTTCCTCAAGGTCATCAAGCAGAGCTCCAACTGCGTCGTGAATATCACGACAGGCGGCGCGCCGACGATGTCGGTCGAGGAGCGCCTGCGTCCTGCCGCGCATTTCAAGCCGGAGGTCGCGAGCCTCAACATGGGCTCGATGAATTTCGGGCTCTACCCGATGATCCCGCGCGTCAAAGAATGGAAGCACGATTGGGAGAAGCCGTATCTCGAAGGCTCGCGTGACCGCATCTTCAAGAACACGCTGCAGGACATTGAGAACATCCTGACGACCTGCGCGAACAACAACACGCGCTTCGAGATCGAGTGCTACGACATCGGCCATCTCTATACGCTGCGGCACTTTGCGGATCGCGGCGTGATCAAAGCGCCGTATTTCATTCAGTCGGTGTTCGGCATTCTGGGTGGCATCGGGCCGCATCCGGAAGACGTGATGATGATGAAGCGCACGGCGGATCGCCTGTTCGGCGACGAGTATCGCTGGAGCGTGCTCGGCGGCGGGCGTAATCAGATGCCGATTGCCGCGATGGCGGCCGCGATGGGCGGCAACGTGCGCGTCGGGCTCGAAGACTCGCTGTGGATCGGCCCCGGCAAGCTCGCGAAGTCGAATGCCGAGCAGGTCACCAACGTGCGCAAGATCATCGAGGGTCTCGGCCTCGAGATCGCCTCGCCGGACGAGGCGCGCGAAATCCTGCAGCTCAAAGGCGGCGATAAGGTGAACTTCTAA